GTATTCACCGCGGCATGCTGATCCGCGATTACTAGCGATTCCGGCTTCATGCAGGCGAGTTGCAGCCTGCAATCCGAACTGAGAACGGTTTTCTGGGATTTGCTAAAACGTCACCGCTTCGCTTCCCTTTGTTCCGTCCATTGTAGCACGTGTGTAGCCCAGGTCATAAGGGGCATGATGATTTGACGTCATCCCCACCTTCCTCCGGTTTGTCACCGGCAGTCACCTTAGAGTGCCCAACTAAATGCTGGCAACTAAGATTAAGGGTTGCGCTCGTTGCGGGACTTAACCCAACATCTCACGACACGAGCTGACGACAACCATGCACCACCTGTCACTTTGTCCCCGAAGGGAAAACTCTATCTCTAGAGCGGTCAAAGGATGTCAAGACCTGGTAAGGTTCTTCGCGTTGCTTCGAATTAAACCACATGCTCCACCGCTTGTGCGGGTCCCCGTCAATTCTTTTGAGTTTCAGCCTTGCGGCCGTACTCCCCAGGCGGAGTGCTTAATGCGTTAACTTCAGCACTAAGGGGCGGAAACCCCCTAACACCTAGCACTCATCGTTTACGGCGTGGACTACCAGGGTATCTAATCCTGTTCGCTCCCCACGCTTTCGCTCCTCAGCGTCAGTTACAGACCAGAGAGTCGCCTTCGCCACTGGTGTTCCTCCACATCTCTACGCATTTCACCGCTACACGTGGAATTCCACTCTCCTCTTCTGCACTCAAGTCCTCCAGTTTCCAATGCACGTTTGCAGTTGAGCTGCAAGATTTCACATCAGACTTAAAAAACCGCCTGCGAGCGCTTTACGCCCAATAATTCCGGACAACGCTTGCCACCTACGTATTACCGCGGCTGCTGGCACGTAGTTAGCCGTGGCTTTCTGGTCGGGTACCGTCAAGGTACGATCAGTTACTATCGTACTTGTTCTTCCCCGACAACAGAGTTTTACGATCCGAAAACCTTCATCACTCACGCGGCGTTGCTCCGTCAGACTTTCGTCCATTGCGGAAGATTCCCTACTGCTGCCTCCCGTAGGAGTCTGGGCCGTGTCTCAGTCCCAGTGTGGCCGATCACCCTCTCAGGTCGGCTACGCATCGTCGCCTTGGTAAGCCATTACCTTACCAACTAGCTAATGCGCCGCAGGCCCATCTGTAAGTGACAGCAAAAGCCGTCTTTTAACTCCTCATCAGGTGATGGGAAGTGTTATCCGGTATTAGCTCGCGTTTCCGCGAGTTATCCCAGTCTTACAGGCAGGTTGCCTACGTGTTACTCACCCGTCCGCCGCTCGTTCCACGAACTTCCCTCCGAAGAGTTCCGTTCGCTTCCCGCGCTCGACTTGCATGTATTAGGCACGCCGCCAGCGTTCGTCCTGAGCCAAGATCAAACTCTCCATAAAAGTGTTTGAAACGTTAGCTTTCAGAAGTCAACTTCTGACTTATTTTTTAAGAAAAACGAGGTTGTCTTTCTTCTTTCGTACTGGTTGTTTTGTTCAGTTTTCAAAGAGCAATTTGTATGTCGTCGTCTCAAATCGGCGACTTTATTAATATATCATATCTGAAATTCTTTGTCAACAACTTTTTTTAATTTATTTTATTGTTAACTTGTCGAATCGTTTGTATGATGCGCATTGCGTTATGCAACGATAATAAATTTATCATGATTCCAAACGGAAAGCAAGCATTTTTTAAAATAAAATTACATAAGGTAAATATTTCTATAATTCATTTTATTGAAGCAGCTTTACAAAACCTTTACAAACCAGTTTTTATAAAGATTTCCAGGCTTTCTCATCCTTATACACACAAAAGCGCCGACTGATGATTTCTCTTTAGCCGGCGCTTTTTATACTATCTCACATTATACAATAATGTATTAACGATCTTTCATTTGCGGGAATAATAATACATCCCGGATGGACGGAGAATTCGTTAACAGCATTACCAGGCGGTCTACTCCAATTCCTAATCCGCCAGTTGGAGGCATACCATATTCTAATGCTTCCAGGAAATCTTCATCCATATAATGTGCTTCATCATTTCCTTGATCTCTTTCTTTTACTTGTGCTTCAAAACGCTGACGCTGGTCAATCGGATCATTCAATTCACTAAAGGCATTCGCGTGCTCTCTTCCTACAATAAATAACTCGAAACGATCTGTAAAACGCTCATCCTCTTTATTCTTTTTAGCAAGAGGAGATATCTCTACAGGGTGTCCGAATATAAATGTCGGTTGAATCAGTGTTTCTTCTACCTTCTGCTCAAAAAATTCATTTACAATATGACCAAATGTCATTGCATCTGTAATTTCAACGTTATGTTCTTTTGCTAAATCACGCGCTTCTTCATCAGATAGGTGCTGCCAAAAGTCTACACCTGTCTCTTGTTTGATGGCGTCAACAATATGCATCCTTGTCCATTGAGGTTCCATATTTACTTCGTGATCACCATATTGAATCGTTGTTTTTCCGAATACTTCTTTTGCAATATGTGCAATCAGACTTTCTGTAAGGTCCATAATATCATGGTAGTCTGCGTATGCCTCGTATAACTCAATCATTGTAAATTCAGGATTATGCCTTGTTGATACCCCTTCATTACGGAATACACGGCCAATTTCATACACTTTTTCTAATCCGCCGACAATAAGACGTTTTAAGTGTAATTCAATCGCAATACGCATATACAATTCTCTGTCCAGCGCATTATGATGGGTAATAAACGGACGTGCAGACGCTCCGCCAGGGATACTATGCAGCATTGGTGTTTCTACTTCCAAATACCCTTGAGCGTTTAAATATTCCCGCATGGATTGAATAATTTTACTACGAGCCACAAATGTATCTCTGCTTTCCGGATTTGTAATTAAATCCAGGTAACGTTGACGATAACGTTGCTCAATATCTTTTAATCCATGATACTTTTCTGGTAAAGGACGCAAGGATTTTGTTAATAAATGAAATTCCTTTGCTTTAACAGATAGTTCTCCGACCTTTGTTTTAAACATAACACCAGTAACACCAACAATGTCACCTAAGTCTGCTGATTTAAATACCTCATACGCTTCTTCACCAATAGCATCTTTACGGACATACAATTGGATCTGGCCGCTTACATCCTGCATATGCGCAAATCCGGCTTTTCCTTTTCCGCGCTTTGTCATCAAGCGTCCGGCAACGGTTACCTCATCTGTCATTTCTTCCAACTCTTCTTTGGAAAACGAATCGTACTTTTCAATTAAATCTTTTGATAAATGCGAGCGTTCGAATTTCCCGCCAAATGGATCCAATCCTTTTTCAATATACTCTGTTAGCTTATCGCGTCTTACCTGCATATGGTCATTTAATTCTTCTGACACTTCTACCACTCCACTTCCAAATAATTAATAAACGATTTCCTGACCAGATTATTAAAACAGTAACTGCTTTATCTTTACGAAGACGAACCTCCGCTGCTTTTTATATCTCTTCCTTCCAAAACCGGACATCTGCTTGATCCTGCTCTGGAAGTTCTTTTAAATAATCTTCTGCTGACTTCCCATGTACAGGTATAATAAAAGCTGGGGCAATTTCCGCCAGCGGAATCAATACAAAGGCCCGTTCGTGCATGCGAGGATGCGGTATAATCAATCTTTCTACTTTACTATTTTCATCAT
The nucleotide sequence above comes from Oceanobacillus timonensis. Encoded proteins:
- the lysS gene encoding lysine--tRNA ligase: MSEELNDHMQVRRDKLTEYIEKGLDPFGGKFERSHLSKDLIEKYDSFSKEELEEMTDEVTVAGRLMTKRGKGKAGFAHMQDVSGQIQLYVRKDAIGEEAYEVFKSADLGDIVGVTGVMFKTKVGELSVKAKEFHLLTKSLRPLPEKYHGLKDIEQRYRQRYLDLITNPESRDTFVARSKIIQSMREYLNAQGYLEVETPMLHSIPGGASARPFITHHNALDRELYMRIAIELHLKRLIVGGLEKVYEIGRVFRNEGVSTRHNPEFTMIELYEAYADYHDIMDLTESLIAHIAKEVFGKTTIQYGDHEVNMEPQWTRMHIVDAIKQETGVDFWQHLSDEEARDLAKEHNVEITDAMTFGHIVNEFFEQKVEETLIQPTFIFGHPVEISPLAKKNKEDERFTDRFELFIVGREHANAFSELNDPIDQRQRFEAQVKERDQGNDEAHYMDEDFLEALEYGMPPTGGLGIGVDRLVMLLTNSPSIRDVLLFPQMKDR